Below is a genomic region from Xiphophorus couchianus chromosome 9, X_couchianus-1.0, whole genome shotgun sequence.
TATTATGGTTGTGGCTATAAAAAAGgttcattaacaaaaaatggtTCACACAAAGTGTGTGCTATATTTCTTTTTGCAACATTCATCCTGGCTTCCCACCAAAACTGAGCTTTGACAGAGGCACCCATCTCTTTAATAAATAGTTTCATTTACAGAAccagtattttttatatatatataaatacaaaggCAAAAGGAACACTTTAAAGCAATTAAGTGTGTTGatttagttacaaaaacaaacaggcaaGCATATTAACCAGGCATAGATGCAAAGCTGAAAACAtcattggcaaaaaaaagatCTTGGCACAAATCATAAACAAACTCAagtgaaattttaaattatagGCACTGGTTGAAGACACTCACCAAAGCAATGACCCAAACACCAGTCCCAACACCGGCATGCCTTTCTTGATTCATGTAGCATGTCACGTGAAAGCCTATCAAAACCTTTCAAACTATTTTCAAGtccttttatttttcccctcttGAACAACACACACAGATCACTGGGAAACATTAGAGTTGTCTTGGTTGCATCAGCTGAATGGGTGACAGTGATAACTTCTccataacaacaaaaaagaaaacaagtcagaTTCTGGAAACCAATACAACTTCTGTTTATTGATGAGCTGTCCTTTAACTGAGCACTGTGAGAAATGTCCTGTAGGGGGCGTTATAGAACTGAGGCGTCCCTCACTCTCTGGTTTTCCACCAGAACTTATCTGACGCTTCAAGACCAAAATGAGGCTTTGGAGAGTTAGCTTGCAGCTGAGGTTCATAGTGAACATTCTCaagaaacagaattttttttttattcaaaatactgATATGGATGTTTGGACATATGCTtcttaaataatttgaataaataatttgtaaaacaaacttgTGCATACATTCTGGCTgactttttaatatatattttttttaactttatgagAGGAACGATTAAAGAGTTCAACCCACACTAGAGAGGTGCTTTCACTGTTGCAAGACATCAAACAATTCTCTTAACATCACGGGACAGTTCACCTGCACACCATCGTCATAGAGACCACTCACCAACACCTGCTGAACACAGAGCAGAAGAACAGAAATGTGTGGAAACATTTCAACCTGAGGGAGGTGACAGGAGAGCAGAGGCGGCGGGAGGGAGGCCGGGCATGGAGACATGACTGCAGGCAGCATGTCCTCTTCTGGGTTCTTTGGCATTTTCTGTGTAGGCCGCACTAGACGCCTGAGGGCCCCCGTCCCCCGCAGAGCCAGTCCCCCCAGAGAACGACGATGGGATGGACGCCCTTTGACACACTGTGGAGTCTCTCCTCTCCTTTTTAAAACTCTGATTTATACACGTTTGTCTGCCTCTTTAAGGAAAATCTTATGTAGGTACATAAAGTGCCGAGTTGTGTTGTCGCCTTCCTTCTGTTGATAGTGTGGCCGgagagcgccccctgctggctccGCTCAGTAACAACCTTCTCTCCAGTTGTCGCCTGTACTGCCGTAAGCTCTAGGAGCAGGGAGAGATCTAAAGGAAAACAGGATTACGTTTTGATAAGAGTACAGTGTGTCTACAGttataaattatacaaaatatctaaaatgagTTGAAGGATAGGAATTagaatgttattaaaaataaatttcagcaatttgatgcattttttttttacatcaaagtTGAGGAAATGAGAAGCTACCAAGAAGCTTGTTTGAAATGCAACtagcaattattttagttatcaattattctattaattgaataattaatagaataattttttaactggataaaaaaaatcgGCACATGTAGCAGACCTTTCATTGAACCACTTAAGCATTTTTAATGCTAAATTGAAAATGCAGTAAaagatacaaacaaataatacaattcccttttttcaaataaaagtatgtTATTGTTTAAGATGCAATAACaaagcattcctttagtgtataTTTgatcatctgcagctaaaacgTCTAATGTGAAAAGATCAGCTACTTCTACTTGACTTATCAATACAGAGTAGGGATAACTTGTTGataatttttatacatttttcatacagttttggcttaatgaCTACCTAAgcatgttgttctttcagcaaactgGCAATTTTTGAGATGGtatttaatgattaatcaatcacTAAATTAGTCGacgattatttgaataatcaattcatcacgagtaatccaattaatcgttcCAACCTCAGAGAGAGTATATTAAATCTCTGAAATTGGGTTTCTGTAGGAAAGTTGTGAACAAATATCTTGCTTGAAATGGGTAACGCTCTTAAGGTTTTCATCTTGGTAAACGCTGATTAGTTTCCATGGAAACTTATTTACATCAGTAACTTTTTGAACTGGATTATTGATATAAATCTGATGACATTTAAACAATGGCGATGTATAGAAGTGTGGGAGAACGTCACATAGGTAGGCGTACCTGCGCACTGGTTGAGCCAGCTTGCTGCGAGGCAGAGGGAtgcctcctcctgcagcagcactCGGTCGAGGAAGGCCGCTGCGGGGTGGAGCCAGCGAGCGGGTCGGGGTGGAGGTGGCAGAATTGGGGGTGGATGTGGCCTTTACAGGCTGCCTCAGAGCCAGTGGTGATGGCGTGGCTGGAGTTCGGAGTTTACTGGGAGAGGGGACTGCAGACAGGTAAAGAAAGAAGGAAGTCAGGTGTAACCGCGTTAGGTGAGTTGTTCTTAAACTTACACCATTTATTTGTCTACTTTAGCAATGACATGATGATCAACAATGCAGTGGTGTGAGACTGGCATTAATATGAGGTCAGTAGAGCAGCATGAAAGAGTATggtgatatttaaaaaacaaaacatcccaCTACCACAAATCATCCTTACTGGTTGGAACTACAAAATGGTCACTCAagcatgaataaaatgaaacgGATCTTATCGGACACAGCTGCTGACTGATGATTCGTCATGTGTTGACAGAATGAGGCGAGTCACAAACGGAGCAAAAGCACAACATCGATACAACCAGGGAGCGCAAACACAGTCAGAGGATACTTAAAGACGAGAGCCGTCAGTGAATACTCACTGAAATCACCTTCTTCTCCAAAGCAACAGGAGAGTGGGACTGGACAAAGACAACAGAGACAGGCCTTAATTCAGAGCAGGCAGGAAAGGGCCTTGGGTGTGTGCGGGGACTGTCagactgttttattattttcaggaTCCACCAATCACATAGCAGCCATATTTCTAAATGCACTTGCTACAGCTGGTTAATAAGCTTTTGGGGTTACATTTAAACACAGTCTGGCTATCTATGGGCTTGAAATTATGAATGGAAAATTTGAAATCCTCTAAATGTCTGCAGTTCATTCAGGCTCTGAAGTTAGCTTCATAGCTAAAACATTGACCCAGGGTCTTGGTGTGGCGCGTGTCCTTGAGTGTCCAGTTACTAACGCTAACCGTTTTGAATGCTACTATAAAATCTTGTTAGCAACCCAACAAAAaccaaatgaaataaacaatcaGCTGAACCCTGTCCCCTCTGTGATCAGACTGTAATACAACCAGTCTGCTCCACTGTGTTATTTCCTCCATCTTCACAAAGAGAGCTGCACAAACAGCATCTAAAATGCATTACCTTACAGCCTCAGAGACAACAACTGAGATCAAGTGCCTTAATGCTCTTCGCTCACGTCCTTTTCAGCCCCATAAATATGGCAAGCTCATCATCTACACTCATCGATAGTCCATGCTTTCAGTGTGTCAGACGTTGTGCACATGTCAGTGTGTAAGATCATTTGGACAGCCTCCAGCTGCTTCAGGCTGTTACCTCGCAGGGCGGTTGGCTTTTGGAGAAGCTGTTTGGGTTTCGGGGATGAACGAGAAGTACCGGAGTATCTTGGgagctgagcagcagctggaaaacACGGCACAAGTCAACACGGATGTCTGAGAATCACCGCTTCACTGGAGAGCATAAAGAAAGCCTGGAAAGTCCACCAGGGggctccacacacacacagtttgagGATGCTTCTTCTAGGAGGTGGAGAAGtccagaggaaagaaaaaaggagggtGTGGGTTACCCATGCTTTACAGTGAAGAGAGCGGTTAGATGGGCCCACATGCCTGGTGCCACCAAAGCTCAGGTAGAAACAGAGAGAGGACCAACATGTGCCACCGTTAAAGATGAAGATCTTCTGCAGCCCAGGAGAAAACAGAATCTGATCTAAAGCATGAAGACTAGAGTTCCCCGTCCCGCAGACACCCATGTCAGGGTCAGCAGCTGAAACCTGCTCTGTTCCTACTGATCCTGGATTAAGAAAACACCATTACCTTCCCCTCTCTGTACAGGATTACGTTAAATGGATAGTCGTTATTTACAGAGGGAGGAATTTACCCAGAAAGAACAAAACTATAGAGATAAATCTGAGGGAAGTATGTTAGTGTGAAAGGTCCTCCAACCAGCTGCCAGTACCATGCTTTTACTCTGCAGGTTGAGAGCATTCCATTCATGTTAAAGTTAGACAAGAGgaaaagatgaataaaagatGTTACAACCAACACTGATCAAAGAGGATCCCCCCCCcctcacccccacacacacacacccaaacaacAAAGCCATGTCACCACAAAGCAGCAGAGTCCCTACAGTGGAAGTGCAGCcagagaaaacaacacaaatccCACTCACACAATGACTAACAGGAGATTACAAAGCCTGTCATGTTGCTGagctgcagaacaaaacaaatgcttgaATAATGCCAGCGGAGTGGTTACAATATTTAATCTGAAGGCTGCTGCAGCATAAATAAGGTTTGTTTGTTCGAGTCACATCAGATCACTCAGGACGCCGTCAGGGGTGATACTCACTGGCAGACTGGCTCTGGTGTCGGGGAGAGCCGCCGTTTGGCACTTGAAGGTTGGACTCGCAGCTGCGGCTGTTCTTGACCGGCTCTGGCGACTGAGGCGTCACGGCGGCCGAGCGCGTGAGGTTGGGAAGACTTCGGCGAAGCTTTTCTGCAACAGCAGGACAGAGGGCGAATGAGTTCAAAGTGAACGGCACGGCATGCGGCAGAGAAGTACCGACACGTTTCTATGAGATACCAATATTCTCATGGAGCTGCTGACTTGAAATTCACACCAGATGTCAGTAATAAGAAATCTACACAAGCTTTTCTTTGTGTGGATCACTTGAATTGTTACTAGGACTAGATGATATGGCTTAaagataaaatctgatttttttcataccagatctgactttgtttttcttactttcttttctacaaaaattacaaatgagAGAAATCATCCCTACTGTGAGTTGAGTAACAGCATACTAGAGCCAGGCTATaagaatgtttgtttaattacaagaatattcgcagaataaagatgcaattttaccagGAGCGTTATCAAAATCGGACAACCTCCGTCCATGTGATTCCTTCTTCAAAATAGTCATTCACACGATTGTTTCAAAATCCTGCTACTGACAATAACTTGATGCTaatatgttaaaagaaaaagtatttccttATCTGTAAAACCAAAGCTGGAGTGTAACTTAACAAGATGCTcagcatttcttattttaattttttatttttgtgtagaAGTTTTCATAAAATCACCACTTCATTCTCCTAATATCACAACTTTATTTAATATGGTGACATTAATATTGTATTGTTTAAACTTTATTCCCAGCTAACTATGACTGCTtgtaatattacgactttatacttgtaattaaaaatgttttgcctaGCACTGATATTTTGTCATAGTTaccctgaattcaaagtccaagtaaacagaaactgtaaaacaaacgTGTCAAACAACATGACAGACACTGACATCACTTTGACCAAGGGGAAACCAAGGAgtgaaatggttaaaaaaaatccaaattttccAAAAAGTAATTCTTCCAAAACTTTTTAATGTGACTTGGACTTTGAGTCTGCAATAAAATCTACCTACCTATCTGCCTATCCATCTTTCCATCTATATTGCCCAGGCATAATTGTTACCATTGATTTAATGTCAACAGGTCTAATACAGATTTTGAATTAGAAAACCACTGATAAGTTCAATACTTGCAGAGGCCTGTGAGCTCTGTGTTTACCTTCGTTCTTAACCACGCTGGTCTGCAGGTCGTGGCCGTGGCCCTGCAGCGAGTGGCGCGGCTGCTGCAGCCGGCTGATGATGGGCTGCGGCGAGCCCCGGCTGTGGCCGTAGTCGATGGAGCGGGCGGGTGAGCGCGAGCGGGGGGAGTTCCTCGGGGAGACACGGGGGGAGTGGCGAGGGGATGGACTGAAACGGCTGGAGGGCAGGTTGGAGGCGAAGGACATGTGCACCGCCTCTTCCTCGTCCTCCAGACTGTGCGCGTCCAACTCCTGGTCGCTGAAGGTGCTGCGCCGCAGCGAGTGGCAGGAAGAACCTGAGCTCCGCCTGGACGCCGTGGCGGCGTACTCCTGCCTCAGACCTGTTGACAGACATGAACGGTGTAACAGAAACGCTTTGGGAGGCAGAAAATCAGAGCATAGCTGGAGGTAGAACGGTTGCGGTAACGTACTCTCTTCCTGCATGCGTGCCATTATCTGGACGTCTGTGACGTCGTTGAGTTTGTACGTAGTCGAGGAGCCCACTGAGTCCTCGTCCATCTCCGATGTGCTCAGCTCGCTGTCCACTGATGACTGCGGACTAATCGCCGGAGGATTCCTCTCCACCGCTGCGTTTCTCTGGTGCACTGGGCAGGAAGTCATTCATGAACATTTCAGTCTCCTACTAAAGAAATACTGCGCAGCAGAGTGAGATAACAAGCGCTCCATACCAGAGTTACTGGGCATCAGCTGCTGGCGGACAATGGGAACTCTGCAGGGCGTTGAGGAGGGGGAGTTGAAGCCGCTGCTGTAGGGGCTGTTGGCTGCATTTGTGCTATATGGGCTCCCGTAGCTCTGCTGGAGATAAGGGCTTCCATACAGGCTCCTGCGCTTGTTGGCTAAAACAACAAGAACAGACCATGACTGAATGAATAAATACCAAACCAACCAGTTCCTCTAAGAAGCTGTGATCACAACTATCAATGTAAATTCACTCATTATTCTCACATTTTGTGTGGTCTTGCAATTTTCACCAGTCAACGCAACTTTACCACAAATCTAACCATCTTAACGTTTTCTggctctcttttcttttctgaccaatcactgcaacTGAGTTTTGACCAATCCTCTTAGCCTCCATcaaatttaacttcctgtttcacaacATCTCATGAAAAAGCCAAACTTGCAAGATGATAGCATGTGTGACGCTAAACAGTAAACTtggctcttttcttttcttttttgcaaaatcagTTTTGAGATGTTCTGTAAGACCTGCTCATACTCTAAACATTTCCTGTTAATTCTGATATGGAACGATTATTTTGCGCTCCTTAggatgtgattttatttgtgttaaagGTGCTTCTTGAAGAACATACTTGGAAATGttatttgcacttgaaatatTAACTGTGTTAAAATCCTGTCTTTTTGTGGGAAAGTAATTTCAGGTTGCTACAATTCTAACTGTTTCCGTTCGGCGTTGCACTGTTTCGCCCTCACCTGATGCAGTGTGTTGGGTCTCAGTGTGTGAGCCAGCGCCTCAATGAAAGCTCTGCACTGTAAGTCTGGTCGAGTGTCCAGCACCGTATGTTGAGTGTGGGCCTGATAGAGTTCCTAAACAATGCACGCCATTCAATCCATATGCAGGCGGAACAATGCGATTCTCTGTGACAGCCTGCAAACCAGCAGTCAGAAAGCTCAATTCCTGAGCCCAGTGATCTCAATCTGAATCTGGCAGATGGTTAACCGGGAAACCTCTGGTGGTTTGGAAGGCCGTCGTCTCATTTTCCCATCCCAGAGTTTCTTTCTCCTTCTGGCTGGGTGTGTTTACGCTGCTCTGTGGTGAATGGAAAGCAGCCATTTAAGGCCGACTTCCTTCTCCATCCAGCCGGCCTCTTTCACTTTCCCTCTTCCTTCACCCTCAGGCTCGGCACTCTGTCCTCCTGCATTATTCAGGAAATTCCAGCATGTCCATCCTGCTAACATCTGCATGGATCAGCTGCTGAGGAATGTCGACAACACATCAACATGTAGGTCTGTAACGCTGAGCGAAATGGACAAATCAATGCTCCGCTTTCACCATTTTTCTACTTCGTCTGGTTGTAGAAGTTTGAACCAGGTAAGGTTAGACGGCTTCTTAAGGATTTTGCGGCTGTTGCGTAATATACCCCATCGCATCAGCACACTGTCATTCCACAAAGGCACGGGCCAATCAAAGGGAGCTGCAGCTCAGGGACGAACTAAAATAGTATGCCCTAAAACTCTCATGTCCTGAAAAAGAAGTGCTGATCCCACCCACCATGactttaaaaaaccaaaaagcttAACAGTCATTTAAAGATGGAAAATCCCAAGTAACCCAGCAGACAACCGGTTGCTTCAAACCAAGCAGGACTAAATGTttgagaaggggaaaaaaaaaccaacacaaaactGAGAGCTGAAGTTCATAAAGAAGGAGctaaaacagctgcagagagCTGTGGGCAAATCATGAGAGAAGAACAAACAGAGACGCTTGTGCAAACAAGGAGATAAAGGCCAGAAAGGAGAAGAGGGATAAAACTGGCAGTGAAGTGTGAGACGGACTGTGCTTGAACAGATTCGGAGGTCTGGGATTCAAAGTTTCTGCTCAGAAAACGCGGCATGTGACTCCAGGGGACATCTCTCTGCTGAGGGAGGCAGCTGTCACACCAGGAAGGAACCGCGTTGAACGGTTCCAGTCTACCAGGACTATCAGATATGAGAGAAGTCGTGCTGCTAACTTAGGGAGCTAACTCTCAGGCAATTCCTCTGTGGAGGTTATGCAACCGAGACATGTCACCGGAGGTTCTGATTTTAGCTGGGTGTGCACATACAAAAGGCATGGCGATTGATTGGAAACGAGGTAAAATATCTGACTGCTTTGTCAATGTGACTGCACAGAAGTAACAATATGCTGTTCTTTCAAGTCTGTGCAGAGACAAACTAAACCAACACCATGGCAACAGGATTTCCAGGCTCTTGTTAGAAACTGGGTGTAATGGAAATTACTTGAGAAATTACACATGGGTGTGTCTTCTGACTCTGGTCCAAGTTTTCATAGAAGTTAGTAGAGAAGTTGAGATTAACTTAAGATAGAGACTAAATGAAATAAACCTTTGATTGTGCACATGGCAGAAAAATCTAGGGCTTTTTCAGGTTtaaccaactcaaatttaaggctttttaagacCACGATGAATGAAATTTTAGACCTGTTTCGcaacagaaatttaaagaagaaaatc
It encodes:
- the slain2 gene encoding SLAIN motif-containing protein 2 isoform X1; this encodes MEDINSNINADLEVRKLQDLVKKLEQQNEQLRSRSTMLSSSGAMSANHRPLSAGYDPSALSVGMAASLAGFPGVGFGGSGGYGGSVENNRCSRPRLSYDGISFRRAYECEGASAATSLSSVNNLYPDNAGGLTADGETSILDEVDILDLEDMDCLNEDEDSWLYESKLNSPLQKTLSPIVWCRQTLDNPSPEMESAKRSLIHRLDLTLSANKRRSLYGSPYLQQSYGSPYSTNAANSPYSSGFNSPSSTPCRVPIVRQQLMPSNSVHQRNAAVERNPPAISPQSSVDSELSTSEMDEDSVGSSTTYKLNDVTDVQIMARMQEESLRQEYAATASRRSSGSSCHSLRRSTFSDQELDAHSLEDEEEAVHMSFASNLPSSRFSPSPRHSPRVSPRNSPRSRSPARSIDYGHSRGSPQPIISRLQQPRHSLQGHGHDLQTSVVKNEEKLRRSLPNLTRSAAVTPQSPEPVKNSRSCESNLQVPNGGSPRHQSQSATAAQLPRYSGTSRSSPKPKQLLQKPTALRVPSPSKLRTPATPSPLALRQPVKATSTPNSATSTPTRSLAPPRSGLPRPSAAAGGGIPLPRSKLAQPVRRSLPAPRAYGSTGDNWREGCY
- the slain2 gene encoding SLAIN motif-containing protein 2 isoform X3, which gives rise to MEDINSNINADLEVRKLQDLVKKLEQQNEQLRSRSTMLSSSGAMSANHRPLSAGYDPSALSVGMAASLAGFPGVGFGGSGGYGGSVENNRCSRPRLSYDGISFRRAYECEGASAATSLSSVNNLYPDNAGGLTADGETSILDEVDILDLEDMDCLNEDEDSWLYESKLNSPLQKTLSPIVWCRQTLDNPSPEMESAKRSLIHRLDLTLSANKRRSLYGSPYLQQSYGSPYSTNAANSPYSSGFNSPSSTPCRVPIVRQQLMPSNSVHQRNAAVERNPPAISPQSSVDSELSTSEMDEDSVGSSTTYKLNDVTDVQIMARMQEESLRQEYAATASRRSSGSSCHSLRRSTFSDQELDAHSLEDEEEAVHMSFASNLPSSRFSPSPRHSPRVSPRNSPRSRSPARSIDYGHSRGSPQPIISRLQQPRHSLQGHGHDLQTSVVKNEEKLRRSLPNLTRSAAVTPQSPEPVKNSRSCESNLQVPNGGSPRHQSQSAIPSPSKLRTPATPSPLALRQPVKATSTPNSATSTPTRSLAPPRSGLPRPSAAAGGGIPLPRSKLAQPVRRSLPAPRAYGSTGDNWREGCY
- the slain2 gene encoding SLAIN motif-containing protein 2 isoform X2 codes for the protein MEDINSNINADLEVRKLQDLVKKLEQQNEQLRSRSTMLSSSGAMSANHRPLSAGYDPSALSVGMAASLAGFPGVGFGGSGGYGGSVENNRCSRPRLSYDGISFRRAYECEGASAATSLSSVNNLYPDNAGGLTADGETSILDEVDILDLEDMDCLNEDEDSWLYESKLNSPLQKTLSPIVWCRQTLDNPSPEMESAKRSLIHRLDLTLSANKRRSLYGSPYLQQSYGSPYSTNAANSPYSSGFNSPSSTPCRVPIVRQQLMPSNSVHQRNAAVERNPPAISPQSSVDSELSTSEMDEDSVGSSTTYKLNDVTDVQIMARMQEESLRQEYAATASRRSSGSSCHSLRRSTFSDQELDAHSLEDEEEAVHMSFASNLPSSRFSPSPRHSPRVSPRNSPRSRSPARSIDYGHSRGSPQPIISRLQQPRHSLQGHGHDLQTSVVKNEEKLRRSLPNLTRSAAVTPQSPEPVKNSRSCESNLQVPNGGSPRHQSQSAIPLSCCFGEEGDFIPSPSKLRTPATPSPLALRQPVKATSTPNSATSTPTRSLAPPRSGLPRPSAAAGGGIPLPRSKLAQPVRRSLPAPRAYGSTGDNWREGCY